The Sporomusaceae bacterium genomic sequence CGGCGGGGCTCAGGCACTGCACATTGCAGGCGCTGGGGTTTGTCGACAATGTCGATGTGTTGATGGCGGCGGCCGACGTGCTGGTGTCGAAGCCGGGCGGGCTGACGGCTGCCGAGGCGCTGTCGCGAGGGCTGCCGCTGGTTATCTATCGGCCGATACCTGGACAGGAGGAGGCGAATACCGCTTTTCTGACCGCGCACGGCGCGGCGGTGAAGGTGGATTCGGCGTTGGCGCTCGCCGACCTGGCCTACGGTCTGCTCGACGGCCGGTCGGAAGAGTTGGCTTCTCTCGGGTCGGCGGCTCTCAACCTTGGTAGGCCGGGGGCGGCGGAGGCCGTGGGACGGCTGATTCTCGACCGGTTGGTCAAATAGAGCCTTGACTGATAATTTTTTCCTGGTTATAATTAGGCCAATGTATTTTATGTGCGGAGGAGCGGATGGTGGAGAGGTATTATCAGGCGGCTTTGACTATGGTTCACGGTCTGGGGAATTCCCGGCTCAATTCGCTTGTCGCCTTTTTTGGTAGCGCCCGGCAGGCCTGGTTGGCTTCGCGGCGCGATTTGTTTTTGTGCGGCTGCTTCGATGAGGCCATCGGTAATAATTTACTTGACCTGCGGGAAAAGATAGATATACACAAAATGGCTGAAGCCTGGGAGCAGAAGGGCATCGGCGTTGTGTGCGCAACTGACGCCGATTTCCCGGACAGGCTGCGGCGGATTTTCGACCCGCCGCAGGTGCTGTATTACCGCGGCCGCCTGCCTGCTGACGAGCTGTTGATCGCCATCGTCGGCGCCCGCAAGGCGTCGGCGTACGGCCGGAACGCGGCGGCGTCGCTGGCGTCCGGCCTGGCCTCCGCGGGAGCGGGGGTGGTGAGCGGCGCGGCCCGCGGCGTCGACAGCGCGGCCCACGACGGTGCTCTTGGCGCTGGCGGTTATACTGTGGCGGTGCTGGGCTGCGGCGTGGATGTGGTTTATCCGCCGGAGAACGGTAAATTGCTGGCGCGGATCGCCGAACAGGGGGCGATCGTGTCGGAGTACTGGCCGGGAACCGACCCCCTGCCGCATCACTTCCCGGTGCGCAACCGGATAATCAGCGGTTTGGCCCGTGGCGTCGCGGTGGTGGAGGCGGCCGAGAAGAGCGGCTCGCTGATTACGGCCGACTGGGCTTTGGAGCAGGGCCGCGATGTGTTCGCCGTGCCTGGCAGTATTTTTTCCGCAACCAGCGCGGGCGCGAACAGGCTGATCAAGCAGGGGGCCAAGCCGGTGACGACGGCGGCCGATATTCTCGAGGAGTACGGGCTGGCCTGCGGCGACGGCAAGAAGAGGCCGCCGCGGCCGGAGCCGGCCGGCGACGAGGGGCGGGTATGGGCCGCCTTGAGCTGCGATACGCCGCTGACTGTGGATGAATTGATCATGAGGGTCGGGTTGCCGGCCCCGGTTATTACATATATATTATTGCAGCTCGAGCTGAAAGATATGGCAGCCGAGTTCGGCGGACGACGTTACGTCCGCCTGCCTGGGAGGGAAATGGGTGAGTAAAGCGCTGGTCGTAGTCGAATCGCCGGCAAAAGCAAAGACGATCGAGAAGTTTCTCGGCAAGAACTACACTGTAAGGGCGTCGATGGGGCACCTCCGCGATCTGCCCAAAAGTCAATTCGGTGTGGATATCGAGCATGATTTCGCCCCCAAATATATCAATATCCGCGGCAAGGGCGACCTGATCAAGAATTTGAAAGAAGAGGCCAAAAAGGCCGGCGCTGTTTACCTGGCAACCGACCCTGACCGGGAAGGCGAGGCGATCGCCTGGCATCTGGCCCACCTCCTGGGCATCGGCGAGCAGAAGGCCTGCCGGATCGAGTTCAACGAGATCACCAAGCCGGCCATCCAGAAGGCGGTCAAGCATCCGCGTCCCATCGATCTCTCACGGGTGGACGCCCAGCAGGCCCGCCGCATCCTCGACCGCATCGTGGGCTATAAGCTGAGCCCGCTGTTGTGGCGCAAGGTCCGCAAGGGCCTGAGCGCAGGCAGGGTGCAGTCGGTGGCGGTGCGCCTCATCTGCGACCGCGAGCGGGAGATCCAGGCGTTCGTGTCGGAAGAGTACTGGACGGTGACCGCCAAGCTCAGAACGAAGCCGAAGGGCGGTCTGTTCGACGCCGAGTTGGTGGCGGTGGACGGAAAGAAGCCGGAGATCGGCAGCGAGGCTGCCGCCGGCAAGATAACCGGCGAGATGGAGAAGGCGGATTACCGCGTCCGCGAGGTCAAGAAGCGGGAGCGCCGCCGCAACCCGGCGCCGCCGTTCATCACGAGCAGCCTGCAGCAGGATGCCGCCCGCCGCCTGGGCTTCACGGCCCGCAAGACGATGCTGCTCGCCCAGCAGCTTTATGAAGGCATCGAGATTACCGGCGTCGGACCGGTGGGCCTGGTGACGTATATCCGCACCGATTCGACGCGGGTGGCGACCTCCGCCCAGGAGGAGGCGCGCAGCTATGTCACCGCTAAGCACGGGCGCGATTATCTGCCCGACAAGCCGCCGATCTACAGCACGAAAAAGAACGCCCAGGACGCCCACGAGGCGATCAGGCCGACCAGCCTGGAGCTGAGCCCTGACGCGGTGCAGGGCAGCCTCAGCCGCGACCAGCTGCGCCTTTACGCTCTTATCTGGGAACGGTTCGTCGCCAGCCAGATGGCGCCGGCCGTATACGACACGCTGACGGTGGAGATCGCCGCCGGCCGCTTCGGCCTGCGGGCCTCCGGCTCGATCCTGAAGTTCCCCGGTTATCTCGCCGTGTACGGCGACAGCCGCGACGAGGCCGAGAAGGACGCCCTGCTGCCCGAGGTGGCGGAGGGCCAGGAGCTCAAGCTGCAAAAGTTGCAGCCCAAACAGCATTTCACCGAGCCGCCGCCGCGCTATACGGAGGCTTCGCTGGTGAAGGTGCTGGAGGAGAAGGGCATCGGCCGGCCGAGCACTTACGCCCCGATCATCGAGACGATCCAGGAACGGGGCTATGTGCTGAAGGCCGAGAAGAAGTTTGCGCCGACCGAGCTGGGCTTTGTGGTGGTCGATCTTTTGAAGGAGCATTTCCCCGATATCGTGGACGCCGATTTTACCGCCGAGATGGAGGACCGCCTCGACGGCATCGCCGATGAGAAGGTTTCGCGCGCCAAGGTTTTGAAGGAGTTTTACGACCCGTTCGCCGCCACGCTGACGAGCGCCGACGAGAAGATCGGCAATGTCGAGCTGCCGGTGGAGGTGTCGGATGTGCCGTGCCCCAATTGCGGCCGCATGCTGGTCGTGAAGCACGGCCGGTTCGGCAATTTCCTCGCTTGTCCGGGTTTCCCGGAGTGCCGGACGACCAAGCCGATCCTCAAGGATACCGGGGTGAAGTGCCCGCTGTGCGAGGGGGCGGTCGTGGAGCGCCGCACAAAACGGGGCAAGGTGTTTTTCGGCTGCGCCAATTATCCCGAGTGCCAGTTCACTACCTGGGATACGCCGCTCAAGGATACGTGCGAGACGTGCGGTTCTTTCAAGGTGCGCCATAATTTCAAGGGTGGCCGCTTTATGGTGATGTGCGGCAACGCTAATTGCCCGACCCGCGTCAAGGCGGAAGCGGCGGCAGCGGCGAAAAAGACGGCCAAGCCGACCAAGTCGGCCAAGACGAGCGCCAAACGGAAAGCAGGCAAGAAACGTGGCTAAGGTAATCGTCATCGGCGCCGGCCTGGCCGGCAGCGAGGCCGCCTGGCAGATCGCCGCGGCGGGGGTTGATGTCGAGCTTTACGAGATGCGCCCCAAGGTGCTGAGCCCGGCCCACCACGGCGGCCTGTTCGCCGAACTGGTGTGCAGCAATTCGCTGCGGGCGGCGGCGATCGAGAACGCCGTCGGCCTGCTGAAGGAAGAGATGCGGCGCCAGGAGTCGCTGATAATGCGGGCCGCGGACGCCTGCCGCGTCCCGGCCGGCGGCGCGCTGGCCGTCGACCGCGACGCTTTCAGCGCTTATGTGACGCGGGCGCTGACCGACCATCCGCGGGTGCGGGTGGTGACCGAGGAGGTGACGGCGCTGCCTGCGGACCGTCCGCTGGTCGTGGCGAGCGGGCCGCTGACTTCGCCGGCCCTGGCGGCGGCGATCGGCGCGCTGACCGGCGAGGAGTATCTGTATTTCTACGATGCCGCCGCGCCGATCGTGAGCGGCGATTCGCTCGATATGGACGTGATTTTCCGCGCTTCGCGCTACGGGAAGGGCGACGACGATTATCTCAACTGCCCGCTGACGAAGGAAGAGTACGAGGCGTTCTGGCGCGAGCTGACCAATGCCGCTACGGCGCCGGTGAAGGAGTTCGAGAAGACGGTGTTTTTCGAGGGCTGCATGCCGGTGGAGGCGATGGCCGCCCGTGGCGTCGACACGCTCCGTTTCGGGCCGCTGAAGCCGGTGGGGTTGCGCGATCCCAGGACGGGCGCGCTGCCTTATGCCGTCGTCCAGCTTCGCCAGGACAACGCCGCGGCGACGCTCTATAATATGGTGGGCTTCCAGACTCATTTGAAATGGCCGGAGCAGGAGCGGGTTTTCCGCCTGATCCCCGGCCTGGGGCGCGCCGAGTTCGTCCGCTTCGGGGTGATGCACCGCAACACTTATCTCAATTCGCCGCGCATCCTGGCGCCGACGCTGGCGATGCGGACGGCGCCCGGCCTGTTTTTCGCCGGCCAGATCACCGGGGTGGAGGGGTATGTGGAATCGGCCGCCGCCGGCCTGGTGGCGGGCACGAACGCCGCCCGCCTGGCGAAGGGCCTGGAGCCGGTCGTTTTCCCGCCGGCAACCGCGCATGGCGCGTTGTGCCGCTATATCACCACCGCCGACCCGGCGAATTTCCAGCCGATGAACGTCAATTTCGGCATTATGCCGCCGCTTGAGGTGCGTATCCGCGACAAAAAGGCGAAGAACAGAACGATCGCCGAGCGGGCTTTGTGCGAATTGAGTGAATTTATTGGAATAGTCGGAAAATAATTTTCAAAAAAACTTGCGGCATTATTGCATAATTCAGACTAGTATGCTACTATAAATTAGTGATTTTTCTTTGCGGAAAATCGACAATTAAGCGTGGTAACTATGGAAACAGCAACATTTTACCTGACGGATTTCTTCCGCTATCTCCGGGTGCAGAAGAATGCATCGCCTCATACCGTAAAAAGCTACCGGGCCGATCTTGACCATTTTCTCGTTTTCGCCGCCGCTAAGCTGGGGATGGACGAAGTACCGCTGGCCGCTGTCACGCCGATTCTGATACGGGCTTATCTCGCCAACCTCAAGGATGAGGATTACGCACGGCGTTCCATTGCCCGCAAGATGGCTGCACTGCGGTCCTTTTTTCGTCATTTGTGCCGGGAGGCGATACTGCAGGAGAACCCGTTCAGCGCGGTGAGGACTCCCAAGCTGGAGAAAAAATTGCCGAGTTTCCTCGATCCGGCAGAGATGCTCGCTTTGCTCGAGCTGCCTGACAAGAGCAGCCTCGGACGCCGCGACGCCGCCATCCTTGAGCTGTTGTACGCGACCGGCATGCGGGTCAGCGAGCTGGCCGGCCTGGCGGTGCGGGACGTTGATGCTGACAGCGGCTACGCCCTGGTGTACGGCAAGGGGGCGAAGGAGAGGGTGGTGCCGGTGGGCCGCAAGGCGCTGGCCGCCGTCAAGCTGTATCTCGACCTGGCCCGCCCGCGGCTTTTGGCGGCGGGGCAGCCCCACAACACTCTGTTTGTCAACAGTCGCGGCGGACCGCTTACCGACCGGAGCGTGCGCCGCGTGGTCGATAAGTATGTGGAGGCGCTGGCGCTTGCCAAGCATGTCAGCCCGCATACCATCCGCCATACATTCGCGACTCATTTACTGAACAACGGCGCCGATCTCCGTTCGGTCCAGGAGCTGCTGGGCCACGTCAATCTGTCGACAACCCAGCTTTATACCCATGTTACCAAGGAGAGGCTCAAGTCAGTCTATTCGCAGGCGCATCCGCGCGCATAGGAGGAATGCCCGTGTTTCATGCTACGACCATCGTAGCCGCGCGCCGCGACGGCAAAACGGCCATCGCCGGCGACGGCCAGGTTACTTTCGGCCAGAATACCGTCATGAAGCACAACGCCAAGAAGGTCCGCCGCCTTTACCACGGCAAGGTGCTGGCGGGGTTCGCCGGTTCGGTGGCCGACGCGTTTACGCTGTTTACGAAATTCGAGCAGAAGCTTGAGGAATACAACGGCAACATGATGAGAGCGGCGGTCGAGCTTGCCAAGGAATGGCGACTGGACCGCGTGCTGCGCCGCCTGGAGGCGCTGCTGATTGTCGCCGATGCCGATAATATGCTGATAATCTCCGGCAATGGCGAGGTCATCGAGCCCGACGACGCCGTGACGGCGATCGGTTCGGGAGGGCCTTACGCGTTGGCTGCGGCCCGCGCCCTTATGGCCCACTCGGCCCTGACGGCGCCCGAGGTAGCCCGCGAGGCACTTGCCATTGCCGCCGATATCTGCGTATATACCAACAACCACATCACGGTGGAAGAATTGTAGAGAAGGGGGGAATATCTTGACTGAACTGACGCCAAGACAGATCGTCGCCGAACTCGACAAGTTCATCGTCGGCCAGCGGCAGGCGAAGAAGTCGGTCGCGGTCGCCCTGCGCAACCGCTGGCGCAGCAAGCAGCTCTCAGCGGATCTGAAAGAGGAGATTATCCCTAAGAATATATTGATGATCGGCCCTACGGGGGTGGGCAAAACCGAGATCGCCCGCCGGCTGGCCAAACTGGTCAACGCGCCGTTTATCAAGGTGGAAGCGACGAAGTTCACGGAGATCGGCTATGTCGGCCGCGATGTGGAGTCGATGGTCCGCGATCTGGTGGAGACCGCCATCCGTATGGTGAAGCAGGAGCGAATGGCTGAGGTGGCCGAGAAGGCACGGGAATTGGCCGACGAGCGCATTCTCGATTATTTCCTGCCTGCGGCGAAGAAGGATACGGCCCGCAATCCGTTCGAGCTGCTTTTTTCCGGCGGTCTCGGTCAGCAGCCGGCCACGCCGGCCGCTCCGGAGGAACCGGCCCCGAACACGGCCCGCGACTGGTGGCGCGCCCGCCTTGAACGCGGCGAACTGGAGGAGGAGTTGATCGAGATTACGGTCGAGGACAGCTCACATCCGATGATGGGGATGTTCGCCGGCACGGGCGCGGAAGAAAT encodes the following:
- the dprA gene encoding DNA-processing protein DprA, producing MAEAWEQKGIGVVCATDADFPDRLRRIFDPPQVLYYRGRLPADELLIAIVGARKASAYGRNAAASLASGLASAGAGVVSGAARGVDSAAHDGALGAGGYTVAVLGCGVDVVYPPENGKLLARIAEQGAIVSEYWPGTDPLPHHFPVRNRIISGLARGVAVVEAAEKSGSLITADWALEQGRDVFAVPGSIFSATSAGANRLIKQGAKPVTTAADILEEYGLACGDGKKRPPRPEPAGDEGRVWAALSCDTPLTVDELIMRVGLPAPVITYILLQLELKDMAAEFGGRRYVRLPGREMGE
- the topA gene encoding type I DNA topoisomerase; translated protein: MSKALVVVESPAKAKTIEKFLGKNYTVRASMGHLRDLPKSQFGVDIEHDFAPKYINIRGKGDLIKNLKEEAKKAGAVYLATDPDREGEAIAWHLAHLLGIGEQKACRIEFNEITKPAIQKAVKHPRPIDLSRVDAQQARRILDRIVGYKLSPLLWRKVRKGLSAGRVQSVAVRLICDREREIQAFVSEEYWTVTAKLRTKPKGGLFDAELVAVDGKKPEIGSEAAAGKITGEMEKADYRVREVKKRERRRNPAPPFITSSLQQDAARRLGFTARKTMLLAQQLYEGIEITGVGPVGLVTYIRTDSTRVATSAQEEARSYVTAKHGRDYLPDKPPIYSTKKNAQDAHEAIRPTSLELSPDAVQGSLSRDQLRLYALIWERFVASQMAPAVYDTLTVEIAAGRFGLRASGSILKFPGYLAVYGDSRDEAEKDALLPEVAEGQELKLQKLQPKQHFTEPPPRYTEASLVKVLEEKGIGRPSTYAPIIETIQERGYVLKAEKKFAPTELGFVVVDLLKEHFPDIVDADFTAEMEDRLDGIADEKVSRAKVLKEFYDPFAATLTSADEKIGNVELPVEVSDVPCPNCGRMLVVKHGRFGNFLACPGFPECRTTKPILKDTGVKCPLCEGAVVERRTKRGKVFFGCANYPECQFTTWDTPLKDTCETCGSFKVRHNFKGGRFMVMCGNANCPTRVKAEAAAAAKKTAKPTKSAKTSAKRKAGKKRG
- the trmFO gene encoding methylenetetrahydrofolate--tRNA-(uracil(54)-C(5))-methyltransferase (FADH(2)-oxidizing) TrmFO, with amino-acid sequence MAKVIVIGAGLAGSEAAWQIAAAGVDVELYEMRPKVLSPAHHGGLFAELVCSNSLRAAAIENAVGLLKEEMRRQESLIMRAADACRVPAGGALAVDRDAFSAYVTRALTDHPRVRVVTEEVTALPADRPLVVASGPLTSPALAAAIGALTGEEYLYFYDAAAPIVSGDSLDMDVIFRASRYGKGDDDYLNCPLTKEEYEAFWRELTNAATAPVKEFEKTVFFEGCMPVEAMAARGVDTLRFGPLKPVGLRDPRTGALPYAVVQLRQDNAAATLYNMVGFQTHLKWPEQERVFRLIPGLGRAEFVRFGVMHRNTYLNSPRILAPTLAMRTAPGLFFAGQITGVEGYVESAAAGLVAGTNAARLAKGLEPVVFPPATAHGALCRYITTADPANFQPMNVNFGIMPPLEVRIRDKKAKNRTIAERALCELSEFIGIVGK
- the xerC gene encoding tyrosine recombinase XerC, which codes for METATFYLTDFFRYLRVQKNASPHTVKSYRADLDHFLVFAAAKLGMDEVPLAAVTPILIRAYLANLKDEDYARRSIARKMAALRSFFRHLCREAILQENPFSAVRTPKLEKKLPSFLDPAEMLALLELPDKSSLGRRDAAILELLYATGMRVSELAGLAVRDVDADSGYALVYGKGAKERVVPVGRKALAAVKLYLDLARPRLLAAGQPHNTLFVNSRGGPLTDRSVRRVVDKYVEALALAKHVSPHTIRHTFATHLLNNGADLRSVQELLGHVNLSTTQLYTHVTKERLKSVYSQAHPRA
- the hslV gene encoding ATP-dependent protease subunit HslV, with the translated sequence MPVFHATTIVAARRDGKTAIAGDGQVTFGQNTVMKHNAKKVRRLYHGKVLAGFAGSVADAFTLFTKFEQKLEEYNGNMMRAAVELAKEWRLDRVLRRLEALLIVADADNMLIISGNGEVIEPDDAVTAIGSGGPYALAAARALMAHSALTAPEVAREALAIAADICVYTNNHITVEEL